A single Carassius carassius chromosome 3, fCarCar2.1, whole genome shotgun sequence DNA region contains:
- the efs gene encoding embryonal Fyn-associated substrate isoform X1, translating into MSLSTVLAKALFDNAAESPEELAFRKGDILMVLDQEQDGGPGWWLCSLHGRQGIAPANRLRLLKTAQTPATCTGTDHRQAPSVDSVRLSTSQQGRVNGLSTEDPDGVYLSPPSVAEGVYQSPGTAPSPARSGELRHSDGGRPRSHSSSGTRPRPDWGDVGVAARPRSPSLRGRGDESGTLYQTPTSPAPVAAQHRSQGALTSDSVYLTPSAVPRSAAETAGEAKYLSPRDAGAGNSEGCYLVPRPAVAALTSENLYQTPTSGAPVAGQCVSGMTSRLTDGMLPKSSPSSIISPSQSKTGQDAPGMYQTPTPPGGAISRTPQSDRKHPAGTVGVSGASTPGQNLKQTPPPARGSQKGGTSTPPVGRGKLAQGGLRESPLLARAGKLGVPGSPNFGRKPPPPAPPVRSVTRKDLPQSNLVPITHPVLQAHPVPPQTNMLEEERQGSKNGHMQVDEMKKNSETVTKRESASSQDEEVYDTPPTNRWQRPIPAVPSEEDDGIYNTPRAVPLHTDHGSEIYDVPTLALNSSSDHQQQTYNIPGSAAVAGDAGDEDVYSVPSLPGLPLEASEMPGLTAETVGNGRTYSISSPRKQDLTSEDVSEPDGGIYDMPALTLEIPTCRLSVSSTGSGDIQWKASLLALVQSALTATSVATTPSRDLASALAEILSVWKAGHVGDIPPVLQQTWSRLSDLLPALSVCGTAPPTDGLLTMVRCALEDSISLLQSQARPRLPSQESLSRRPLPALPVAEVKPITGDMGSRKGSWIQERPLPPPPAPAFPLAPAPVSLAPTVGRMEDEDQGNEYAGIGLTPTPPPSYPVGDSVGYVKLQGKPEPPPDTHTEHSSSQLITTTDNKMNPSPQVSLSLEDSELLSFYSSQSLSHLSCLADAMDSLFTSVQGNQPPRVFVSRGKSLIVTAHKLVFIGDTLARLLSSSDLRAKVTTSSGRLCQALKAVVVATKGAAQNYPSVPATQEMVDRVADLSQHAAGFSGLLQRLAEIS; encoded by the exons ATGTCCCTCTCG ACGGTGCTTGCAAAGGCACTTTTTGACAATGCTGCTGAAAGCCCAGAGGAGTTAGCGTTCCGCAAAGGTGATATCCTGATGGTTCTGGACCAGGAGCAGGATGGCGGACCAGGGTGGTGGCTTTGCTCCCTACATGGCCGCCAAGGAATTGCCCCCGCCAACCGTTTACGCCTCCTCAAAACTGCTCAGACTCCGGCTACATGCACAGGTACAGATCACAGACAAGCTCCTAGTGTGGACTCGGTCCGTCTATCGACTAGCCAGCAGGGCAGGGTAAATGGACTGAGCACTGAAGATCCAGATGGGGTGTATCTCTCACCACCCAGCGTAGCTGAAGGAGTGTACCAGAGCCCTGGGACTGCTCCTTCCCCAGCCAGGTCTGGAGAGCTGCGTCACTCTGATGGAGGAAGACCACGATCACATTCTAGTTCCGGAACTAGGCCTCGTCCGGACTGGGGGGATGTTGGTGTGGCGGCACGACCCCGCTCACCCTCACTTAGAGGACGGGGTGACGAGTCAGGGACCCTCTACCAGACTCCCACCTCACCTGCGCCAGTGGCAGCACAGCACAGATCACAAGGTGCACTGACATCTGATTCAGTGTACCTGACTCCAAGTGCTGTTCCCAGGTCTGCAGCTGAAACAGCAGGGGAGGCTAAGTATTTAAGTCCACGGGATGCAGGGGCTGGTAATTCTGAGGGATGCTACTTGGTGCCTAGACCAGCTGTCGCTGCGTTGACCAGTGAGAATTTATATCAGACTCCTACAAGTGGTGCCCCAGTGGCAGGACAGTGTGTATCGGGAATGACTTCAAGACTTACAGATGGGATGTTACCTAAAAGCAGCCCATCTTCTATAATTAGTCCTTCTCAGAGTAAGACTGGCCAGGATGCCCCAGGGATGTACCAAACCCCAACCCCACCTGGAGGTGCCATATCCAGGACCCCTCAATCTGACCGCAAACACCCTGCTGGAACTGTAGGAGTGTCTGGAGCCTCAACCCCAGGCCAGAATCTGAAGCAGACACCTCCCCCGGCCCGAGGATCCCAAAAGGGTGGTACTTCAACTCCTCCGGTTGGTCGAGGAAAACTGGCCCAGGGTGGCCTGAGAGAATCCCCTCTACTCGCCAGGGCAGGAAAGTTAGGAGTACCGGGGTCCCCAAATTTTGGTCGCAAACCGCCTCCTCCAGCACCCCCTGTTAGAAGTGTGACCAGGAAGGATTTACCTCAGTCTAACTTGGTTCCAATCACCCACCCTGTTCTCCAGGCCCACCCTGTACCCCCGCAGACAAACATGCTGGAAGAAGAGAGACAGGGAAGTAAAAATGGACACATGCAAGTGGATGAGATGAAGAAGAACAGTGAAACAGTGACCAAGAGAGAGAGTGCAAGTTCTCAGGATGAGGAG GTGTATGATACACCTCCTACAAATAGGTGGCAGCGTCCAATTCCTGCAGTGCCTTCTGAGGAGGATGATGGGATCTATAACACCCCTCGTGCTGTACCTCTACACACCGACCATGGCTCAGAG ATTTATGATGTTCCCACTCTGGCCCTAAATTCCTCCTCTGACCATCAGCAGCAAACCTACAACATTCCAGGATCAGCTGCCGTGGCTGGAGATGCAGGGGATGAGGATGTGTACAGTGTTCCCAGTCTTCCTGGTTTACCCTTGGAGGCAAGCGAAATGCCGGGATTAACTGCAGAGACTGTGGGAAATGGACGTACCTATTCGATTTCCAGTCCTAGAAAGCAAGACTTAACCTCTGAAGATGTGTCTGAACCTGATGGAGGCATCTATGACATGCCTGCCCTCACTCTGGAAATCCCAACATGCCGTTTATCCGTGTCAAGCACCGGCTCCGGGGACATCCAGTGGAAAGCATCTCTTTTGGCTCTAGTCCAGTCTGCTCTGACCGCCACCTCTGTCGCCACCACCCCATCCCGAGACCTCGCCTCTGCATTGGCTGAGATCCTTTCTGTCTGGAAGGCTGGGCATGTTGGTGATATTCCTCCTGTTCTCCAGCAGACTTGGTCCCGTCTCTCTGACCTCCTTCCTGCCCTTTCAGTGTGTGGCACTGCCCCTCCAACCGACGGTCTGCTCACGATGGTCCGCTGTGCCCTTGAAGACTCCATCTCTCTTTTACAGAGTCAAGCACGACCTCGTTTACCTTCCCAGGAGTCTCTGTCCCGGAGACCTCTTCCTGCTTTGCCGGTGGCAGAGGTCAAACCGATCACAGGGGACATGGGATCACGGAAGGGCAGCTGGATCCAGGAACGACCGCTGCCTCCTCCGCCAGCCCCTGCCTTCCCTTTGGCCCCAGCACCCGTTTCTTTAGCCCCCACTGTGGGAAGAATGGAGGACGAGGACCAAGGGAATGAGTATGCAGGAATCGGCCTGACTCCTACACCACCACCGTCATATCCTGTAGGTGATAGTGTGGGATACGTCAAACTGCAG GGGAAGCCAGAGCCTCCACCAGACACCCATACAGAGCACAGTTCTTCACAGCTTATCACCACAACTGATAATAAA ATGAATCCATCACCTCAAGTCTCTCTGTCTCTAGAGGATTCAGAGCTACTCTCTTTCTACTCCTCCCAAAGTCTCTCTCATCTCTCTTGCCTGGCCGATGCAATGGATTCTCTGTTCACAAGTGTCCAAGGGAACCAACCACCCCGAGTCTTCGTTTCCAGGGGGAAAAGTCTCATTGTAACCGCACACAAACTTGTCTTTATTGGGGATACACTTGCACGGCTACTCAGCTCTTCAGACCTCAGAGCAAAG GTCACCACCTCCAGTGGACGCCTCTGCCAAGCTCTGAAGGCTGTTGTTGTGGCAACTAAGGGTGCAGCCCAGAATTATCCTTCGGTCCCTGCTACGCAAGAAATGGTGGACAGGGTAGCTGATCTATCCCAGCATGCAGCTGGCTTCTCTGGGCTTTTGCAGCGATTAGCTGAGATATCTTGA
- the efs gene encoding embryonal Fyn-associated substrate isoform X2 has protein sequence MSLSTVLAKALFDNAAESPEELAFRKGDILMVLDQEQDGGPGWWLCSLHGRQGIAPANRLRLLKTAQTPATCTGTDHRQAPSVDSVRLSTSQQGRVNGLSTEDPDGVYLSPPSVAEGVYQSPGTAPSPARSGELRHSDGGRPRSHSSSGTRPRPDWGDVGVAARPRSPSLRGRGDESGTLYQTPTSPAPVAAQHRSQGALTSDSVYLTPSAVPRSAAETAGEAKYLSPRDAGAGNSEGCYLVPRPAVAALTSENLYQTPTSGAPVAGQCVSGMTSRLTDGMLPKSSPSSIISPSQSKTGQDAPGMYQTPTPPGGAISRTPQSDRKHPAGTVGVSGASTPGQNLKQTPPPARGSQKGGTSTPPVGRGKLAQGGLRESPLLARAGKLGVPGSPNFGRKPPPPAPPVRSVTRKDLPQSNLVPITHPVLQAHPVPPQTNMLEEERQGSKNGHMQVDEMKKNSETVTKRESASSQDEEVYDTPPTNRWQRPIPAVPSEEDDGIYNTPRAVPLHTDHGSEIYDVPTLALNSSSDHQQQTYNIPGSAAVAGDAGDEDVYSVPSLPGLPLEASEMPGLTAETVGNGRTYSISSPRKQDLTSEDVSEPDGGIYDMPALTLEIPTCRLSVSSTGSGDIQWKASLLALVQSALTATSVATTPSRDLASALAEILSVWKAGHVGDIPPVLQQTWSRLSDLLPALSVCGTAPPTDGLLTMVRCALEDSISLLQSQARPRLPSQESLSRRPLPALPVAEVKPITGDMGSRKGSWIQERPLPPPPAPAFPLAPAPVSLAPTVGRMEDEDQGNEYAGIGLTPTPPPSYPGKPEPPPDTHTEHSSSQLITTTDNKMNPSPQVSLSLEDSELLSFYSSQSLSHLSCLADAMDSLFTSVQGNQPPRVFVSRGKSLIVTAHKLVFIGDTLARLLSSSDLRAKVTTSSGRLCQALKAVVVATKGAAQNYPSVPATQEMVDRVADLSQHAAGFSGLLQRLAEIS, from the exons ATGTCCCTCTCG ACGGTGCTTGCAAAGGCACTTTTTGACAATGCTGCTGAAAGCCCAGAGGAGTTAGCGTTCCGCAAAGGTGATATCCTGATGGTTCTGGACCAGGAGCAGGATGGCGGACCAGGGTGGTGGCTTTGCTCCCTACATGGCCGCCAAGGAATTGCCCCCGCCAACCGTTTACGCCTCCTCAAAACTGCTCAGACTCCGGCTACATGCACAGGTACAGATCACAGACAAGCTCCTAGTGTGGACTCGGTCCGTCTATCGACTAGCCAGCAGGGCAGGGTAAATGGACTGAGCACTGAAGATCCAGATGGGGTGTATCTCTCACCACCCAGCGTAGCTGAAGGAGTGTACCAGAGCCCTGGGACTGCTCCTTCCCCAGCCAGGTCTGGAGAGCTGCGTCACTCTGATGGAGGAAGACCACGATCACATTCTAGTTCCGGAACTAGGCCTCGTCCGGACTGGGGGGATGTTGGTGTGGCGGCACGACCCCGCTCACCCTCACTTAGAGGACGGGGTGACGAGTCAGGGACCCTCTACCAGACTCCCACCTCACCTGCGCCAGTGGCAGCACAGCACAGATCACAAGGTGCACTGACATCTGATTCAGTGTACCTGACTCCAAGTGCTGTTCCCAGGTCTGCAGCTGAAACAGCAGGGGAGGCTAAGTATTTAAGTCCACGGGATGCAGGGGCTGGTAATTCTGAGGGATGCTACTTGGTGCCTAGACCAGCTGTCGCTGCGTTGACCAGTGAGAATTTATATCAGACTCCTACAAGTGGTGCCCCAGTGGCAGGACAGTGTGTATCGGGAATGACTTCAAGACTTACAGATGGGATGTTACCTAAAAGCAGCCCATCTTCTATAATTAGTCCTTCTCAGAGTAAGACTGGCCAGGATGCCCCAGGGATGTACCAAACCCCAACCCCACCTGGAGGTGCCATATCCAGGACCCCTCAATCTGACCGCAAACACCCTGCTGGAACTGTAGGAGTGTCTGGAGCCTCAACCCCAGGCCAGAATCTGAAGCAGACACCTCCCCCGGCCCGAGGATCCCAAAAGGGTGGTACTTCAACTCCTCCGGTTGGTCGAGGAAAACTGGCCCAGGGTGGCCTGAGAGAATCCCCTCTACTCGCCAGGGCAGGAAAGTTAGGAGTACCGGGGTCCCCAAATTTTGGTCGCAAACCGCCTCCTCCAGCACCCCCTGTTAGAAGTGTGACCAGGAAGGATTTACCTCAGTCTAACTTGGTTCCAATCACCCACCCTGTTCTCCAGGCCCACCCTGTACCCCCGCAGACAAACATGCTGGAAGAAGAGAGACAGGGAAGTAAAAATGGACACATGCAAGTGGATGAGATGAAGAAGAACAGTGAAACAGTGACCAAGAGAGAGAGTGCAAGTTCTCAGGATGAGGAG GTGTATGATACACCTCCTACAAATAGGTGGCAGCGTCCAATTCCTGCAGTGCCTTCTGAGGAGGATGATGGGATCTATAACACCCCTCGTGCTGTACCTCTACACACCGACCATGGCTCAGAG ATTTATGATGTTCCCACTCTGGCCCTAAATTCCTCCTCTGACCATCAGCAGCAAACCTACAACATTCCAGGATCAGCTGCCGTGGCTGGAGATGCAGGGGATGAGGATGTGTACAGTGTTCCCAGTCTTCCTGGTTTACCCTTGGAGGCAAGCGAAATGCCGGGATTAACTGCAGAGACTGTGGGAAATGGACGTACCTATTCGATTTCCAGTCCTAGAAAGCAAGACTTAACCTCTGAAGATGTGTCTGAACCTGATGGAGGCATCTATGACATGCCTGCCCTCACTCTGGAAATCCCAACATGCCGTTTATCCGTGTCAAGCACCGGCTCCGGGGACATCCAGTGGAAAGCATCTCTTTTGGCTCTAGTCCAGTCTGCTCTGACCGCCACCTCTGTCGCCACCACCCCATCCCGAGACCTCGCCTCTGCATTGGCTGAGATCCTTTCTGTCTGGAAGGCTGGGCATGTTGGTGATATTCCTCCTGTTCTCCAGCAGACTTGGTCCCGTCTCTCTGACCTCCTTCCTGCCCTTTCAGTGTGTGGCACTGCCCCTCCAACCGACGGTCTGCTCACGATGGTCCGCTGTGCCCTTGAAGACTCCATCTCTCTTTTACAGAGTCAAGCACGACCTCGTTTACCTTCCCAGGAGTCTCTGTCCCGGAGACCTCTTCCTGCTTTGCCGGTGGCAGAGGTCAAACCGATCACAGGGGACATGGGATCACGGAAGGGCAGCTGGATCCAGGAACGACCGCTGCCTCCTCCGCCAGCCCCTGCCTTCCCTTTGGCCCCAGCACCCGTTTCTTTAGCCCCCACTGTGGGAAGAATGGAGGACGAGGACCAAGGGAATGAGTATGCAGGAATCGGCCTGACTCCTACACCACCACCGTCATATCCT GGGAAGCCAGAGCCTCCACCAGACACCCATACAGAGCACAGTTCTTCACAGCTTATCACCACAACTGATAATAAA ATGAATCCATCACCTCAAGTCTCTCTGTCTCTAGAGGATTCAGAGCTACTCTCTTTCTACTCCTCCCAAAGTCTCTCTCATCTCTCTTGCCTGGCCGATGCAATGGATTCTCTGTTCACAAGTGTCCAAGGGAACCAACCACCCCGAGTCTTCGTTTCCAGGGGGAAAAGTCTCATTGTAACCGCACACAAACTTGTCTTTATTGGGGATACACTTGCACGGCTACTCAGCTCTTCAGACCTCAGAGCAAAG GTCACCACCTCCAGTGGACGCCTCTGCCAAGCTCTGAAGGCTGTTGTTGTGGCAACTAAGGGTGCAGCCCAGAATTATCCTTCGGTCCCTGCTACGCAAGAAATGGTGGACAGGGTAGCTGATCTATCCCAGCATGCAGCTGGCTTCTCTGGGCTTTTGCAGCGATTAGCTGAGATATCTTGA